A section of the Bifidobacterium sp. ESL0728 genome encodes:
- a CDS encoding L,D-transpeptidase, whose translation MDNVINNGNEPEALTSELSQADIAALGIGAHVQLKKKGKRHLGIIIAAIVFAVLIVALVASFFGARWYYKDKAAPGVSLGNVAVAGQDATQLKQTVDQRVQNSKIIITDGQGKKATANFKDLGVKVDTDKTVQNLLAAKGDGAGRIVPFQKADVKLAADVADLPIDTYLTNTFVKDGDKAVPSSIAFDGNTNTFVANAGHGGRSPEMNGVKKSVNTLIADPGQVKSVKISYKNIDTPITEETARTAADSANKILANKIVIGNGDAGKFEVPVVQLASWIKPNADLEKGSIKLDIDKAAIAGYMNSEMPKRLDQDMVSQQDIVDGSGNVLVTMTKGVNGVKVKDGNSVADQVYNAMTSSQPATIQAAADITKFDVKQTKSEMRIVVDRSTQTATVYKDDQQVQSFPVCTGKPGHETSLGNYVINVRYTVQTMRGADYVTPNVQWVSYFNGGQGFHGAPWNPTGIGTGDPAGHGSHGCVNMNISDAKWIFDNCPQGTLVQVVGAQPGGPVR comes from the coding sequence ATGGACAACGTGATCAACAACGGCAATGAGCCTGAGGCTTTGACGAGCGAATTGAGTCAAGCCGATATTGCCGCGCTTGGTATCGGTGCTCACGTGCAGCTCAAGAAAAAGGGCAAGCGTCATCTGGGAATCATTATCGCGGCCATCGTGTTCGCGGTGCTTATCGTAGCATTGGTGGCTTCGTTCTTTGGCGCACGTTGGTATTACAAAGACAAGGCGGCGCCGGGAGTCTCCCTCGGCAATGTGGCCGTGGCCGGACAGGATGCCACGCAACTCAAACAGACTGTGGACCAGCGAGTACAAAACTCGAAGATCATCATCACCGACGGACAAGGCAAGAAGGCCACCGCCAATTTCAAGGATTTGGGCGTCAAAGTCGACACCGACAAGACCGTGCAGAACCTTTTGGCGGCCAAGGGTGATGGCGCCGGTCGTATCGTTCCGTTCCAGAAAGCCGATGTGAAGCTCGCGGCCGACGTGGCCGACCTCCCTATCGATACTTACCTGACCAACACGTTCGTCAAGGACGGCGACAAGGCCGTTCCTTCCAGCATCGCTTTCGATGGCAATACCAATACGTTTGTGGCCAACGCGGGGCACGGCGGACGTTCGCCGGAAATGAACGGCGTCAAGAAGTCCGTCAATACCCTGATCGCCGACCCGGGGCAAGTCAAGTCCGTCAAGATTTCCTACAAGAACATCGATACCCCCATCACCGAAGAGACCGCCCGAACTGCCGCTGACAGCGCGAACAAGATTCTGGCGAACAAGATCGTCATCGGCAACGGCGATGCGGGCAAGTTCGAGGTGCCGGTGGTGCAGCTCGCTTCGTGGATCAAGCCCAACGCGGATCTCGAAAAGGGATCCATCAAACTCGACATCGACAAGGCCGCGATCGCCGGCTATATGAACAGCGAAATGCCCAAGCGGCTCGATCAGGACATGGTCAGCCAGCAGGATATCGTCGATGGTTCGGGCAACGTGCTTGTGACCATGACCAAGGGTGTCAACGGCGTCAAGGTCAAAGACGGCAACTCGGTGGCCGATCAGGTCTACAACGCGATGACCAGCAGCCAGCCGGCCACCATTCAGGCCGCGGCGGACATCACCAAATTCGACGTCAAGCAGACCAAATCCGAAATGCGCATCGTCGTCGACCGCTCCACCCAGACGGCCACCGTCTACAAGGACGACCAGCAGGTGCAGTCCTTCCCGGTGTGCACCGGCAAACCCGGCCACGAGACCAGCCTCGGCAACTACGTCATCAACGTGCGCTACACCGTTCAGACCATGCGCGGGGCGGATTACGTCACCCCCAACGTGCAATGGGTCAGCTATTTCAACGGTGGTCAGGGCTTCCACGGCGCTCCCTGGAACCCGACGGGTATTGGCACCGGCGACCCGGCCGGCCACGGCTCGCACGGCTGCGTCAACATGAATATCTCGGACGCCAAGTGGATCTTCGACAACTGCCCGCAAGGCACGTTGGTCCAGGTCGTCGGTGCTCAGCCCGGCGGTCCGGTGCGTTAA
- the gcvH gene encoding glycine cleavage system protein GcvH codes for MASTAAESVSLDVPDHLQYSADHVWVEDVDGLAVIGLTEYAASQMGEIVYVDLPETDTPVRAGDEIVEMESAKTVQNLISPVEGTVKYVNQAVSDDPQVINNDPYGEGWILKIEMDGDEPELMDADQYAAMVRRAQ; via the coding sequence ATGGCCAGCACGGCTGCAGAATCCGTTTCTTTGGATGTGCCCGACCATCTGCAATATTCCGCCGACCATGTGTGGGTCGAGGATGTGGATGGGCTGGCCGTCATCGGCCTGACCGAATACGCGGCCTCGCAGATGGGTGAAATCGTCTATGTCGATTTGCCCGAAACCGACACCCCGGTGCGTGCGGGAGACGAAATCGTGGAAATGGAAAGCGCTAAAACCGTGCAAAACCTCATTTCCCCGGTCGAAGGCACCGTCAAGTACGTCAATCAGGCCGTTTCCGACGATCCGCAGGTCATCAACAATGACCCGTATGGTGAAGGCTGGATTCTCAAAATCGAAATGGATGGCGATGAGCCGGAGCTGATGGATGCCGACCAGTATGCCGCCATGGTTCGCCGCGCTCAATAA
- a CDS encoding phosphatase domain-containing protein has product MVRKRVKQYESSEQAGQMPTVPIEVHRASTSFDSPKAIGAPRRWREPWAQGSRKAITRGFGAWTRFSTKLVRKLGWYPKVEPYAGYGTNDYARLVCRTVMAPGGSSSGELMRGIRGMLAVPAAGVRVKIAIDGVPVNQVQVGVSEIYDRYDSSRETSSAYAISDSAGYLDLLAERGNTPGTHVVSYQVAGRRKVTSELFVVPAAASVGIITDVDDTIMVTHAPSPVKAAYNLLLLNPKKRSTVPGMSALFTRLADMMPGAPFFYLSTSPWNVESSIRNFIIDQGYPAGPLLLRDLDPRPKTFIPSGVEHKLQFAEQLMEDFPDMKFILIGDDGQKDPVTYATIARRYPGRVLAIAIRELSPRESSALAQVAGLTATQPMPVTDVPVFTGTTGSNIMKTMLPYLRNTLGIE; this is encoded by the coding sequence ATGGTACGCAAACGTGTCAAACAGTACGAGAGCTCGGAGCAGGCCGGCCAAATGCCGACTGTGCCGATTGAGGTACACCGCGCTTCCACGTCGTTTGATTCCCCGAAGGCCATCGGCGCGCCTCGTCGATGGCGCGAACCTTGGGCTCAGGGCAGCCGCAAAGCCATTACTCGCGGATTCGGCGCGTGGACCCGATTTTCGACCAAGCTGGTACGCAAGTTGGGTTGGTACCCGAAAGTCGAGCCATACGCCGGCTACGGGACTAACGACTACGCACGGCTCGTCTGCCGGACGGTGATGGCGCCAGGCGGTTCGAGTTCCGGTGAGCTGATGCGTGGTATCCGGGGCATGCTCGCGGTACCGGCGGCCGGGGTGCGCGTGAAAATCGCCATCGATGGGGTGCCGGTCAATCAGGTTCAGGTCGGCGTTTCCGAGATCTACGACCGCTACGATTCCTCGCGGGAAACCAGCTCGGCATATGCCATCTCCGATAGTGCCGGTTACCTCGATCTTCTCGCCGAGCGCGGCAATACGCCGGGCACTCATGTGGTCTCCTACCAGGTGGCCGGGCGCAGGAAGGTGACTTCGGAGCTGTTCGTGGTGCCGGCCGCAGCGTCGGTGGGCATCATCACCGACGTCGACGACACCATCATGGTCACCCATGCTCCGAGTCCGGTGAAAGCGGCCTATAACCTGCTTCTGCTCAATCCCAAGAAACGCAGCACCGTGCCGGGGATGAGCGCATTGTTCACCAGGCTGGCCGATATGATGCCGGGTGCGCCATTCTTCTATCTGTCGACCTCGCCGTGGAACGTCGAGAGCTCGATACGCAATTTCATCATCGATCAAGGCTATCCGGCCGGGCCTCTGCTGCTGCGCGACCTCGATCCGCGGCCCAAGACCTTCATTCCCTCCGGCGTCGAGCACAAACTTCAGTTCGCCGAGCAGTTGATGGAGGATTTCCCGGATATGAAATTCATCCTCATCGGCGACGACGGGCAGAAGGACCCGGTGACCTACGCCACCATCGCGCGGCGCTACCCGGGGCGCGTGCTGGCCATCGCCATTCGTGAGTTGAGCCCACGCGAGTCTTCGGCTTTGGCCCAAGTTGCGGGGCTCACCGCCACCCAGCCGATGCCGGTCACCGACGTCCCCGTTTTCACCGGCACCACCGGGTCCAATATCATGAAGACGATGCTGCCGTATTTGCGTAATACGTTGGGGATCGAGTAG
- the nudC gene encoding NAD(+) diphosphatase, with protein sequence MVASFSSLALTQVLPFLPLAQGDIDYQSECRNDPNLFDEVLAQPKTTVVFVRDGLVAVPDGQAARVDYETAKIRLAGVPGEYVLRELGNQLGDTAETGIIPMFLGSYGVGSEHPQAVVALDVSGFAKIADAGSASAQSRVLERALQRFDWVSLLGFAPHASAREAGQATTAVALSNWHNNQKYCPRCGCAVRPTLAGWAQQCSNENCKAHHSPLFPRIEPAVITSIVDGQDRLLLQHNKAWKNPSFYSVCAGFVEAGENLEHAVKREASEETGLELGEVKYLGSQPWPFPASLMMAFKARALGTDVKVDGHETLDARFFTRDEFAEALTSGWVAQPGKATVARYMIEEWYGQEL encoded by the coding sequence ATGGTTGCTTCGTTTTCATCGTTGGCGCTGACACAGGTGCTGCCGTTCCTGCCTCTTGCGCAAGGCGACATTGACTACCAGAGCGAGTGCAGAAACGACCCGAACCTCTTCGACGAGGTTTTGGCACAGCCGAAGACCACCGTAGTTTTCGTGCGGGACGGGCTTGTGGCCGTTCCCGACGGACAGGCCGCGCGGGTCGATTACGAAACCGCGAAGATACGCTTGGCCGGAGTGCCCGGCGAATACGTTTTGCGTGAGCTTGGGAACCAGCTTGGCGATACCGCAGAAACCGGTATCATCCCGATGTTCCTTGGCAGCTATGGTGTTGGCAGCGAACATCCACAGGCGGTTGTGGCGCTTGATGTTTCTGGCTTCGCAAAGATTGCCGATGCAGGTAGCGCTTCCGCGCAATCCCGGGTGCTCGAACGCGCCTTGCAGCGTTTCGACTGGGTCTCGCTGTTGGGTTTTGCCCCGCATGCCTCGGCTCGCGAAGCCGGGCAGGCCACCACGGCGGTCGCGCTGAGCAACTGGCATAATAATCAGAAATACTGCCCTCGTTGCGGTTGTGCGGTTCGTCCGACATTGGCCGGATGGGCCCAGCAATGCAGCAACGAAAACTGTAAGGCCCATCATTCGCCGCTCTTCCCACGCATCGAGCCGGCGGTGATCACCTCGATCGTCGATGGACAGGACAGATTGCTGCTGCAGCATAACAAGGCTTGGAAGAATCCGTCCTTCTATTCGGTGTGCGCCGGATTCGTGGAGGCCGGCGAAAACCTCGAACATGCGGTAAAGCGCGAGGCCTCGGAAGAAACAGGTCTGGAACTTGGCGAAGTGAAGTATCTCGGCTCCCAGCCCTGGCCGTTCCCCGCCTCCCTGATGATGGCATTCAAGGCGCGGGCGCTTGGCACCGACGTCAAGGTGGATGGCCATGAAACGCTCGATGCCCGTTTCTTCACCAGAGACGAATTCGCAGAGGCCCTGACCAGCGGTTGGGTGGCGCAGCCCGGCAAGGCGACGGTCGCGCGTTACATGATCGAAGAATGGTACGGACAAGAACTGTAA
- the galE gene encoding UDP-glucose 4-epimerase GalE, producing MTTVLVTGGAGYIGTHTDVELLNKGYDVISVDNYVNSVPEALDRVKTITGKTVKRYDGDVRDEELMNRIFEENDVDWVIHFAGLKAVGESVAKPIEYYDNNLTGTMVLLKAMRDHNVKKIIFSSSATVYGKAEHLPLTEESPVGGTTNPYGTSKLFQEQILRDVYVADDSWTIVLLRYFNPVGAHSSGLLGEDPKGIPANLTPYIAKVALGELKEVQVYGNDYPTPDGTGVRDYIHVVDLARGHVAVIDKIENPGVYTYNLGTGHGYSVLEVIKAYEKAAGHKIPYAIKPRRPGDIAACYADSSKAERELGWKAELGIDEMAASSLNWQTKNPKGFRKD from the coding sequence ATGACAACTGTGTTGGTTACCGGGGGAGCCGGATATATCGGCACGCACACCGATGTGGAGCTGCTGAACAAGGGGTACGACGTCATCAGCGTCGACAATTACGTCAATTCCGTGCCGGAAGCGCTTGATCGCGTCAAGACGATCACCGGCAAGACCGTGAAGCGTTACGACGGGGACGTGCGCGACGAGGAGCTGATGAACCGCATCTTCGAAGAGAACGACGTCGACTGGGTCATCCACTTCGCGGGCCTCAAGGCTGTGGGTGAGTCTGTCGCCAAGCCAATCGAATACTACGACAACAACCTGACCGGCACCATGGTGCTGCTGAAGGCGATGCGCGACCACAACGTCAAGAAGATCATCTTCTCGTCGTCCGCCACCGTCTACGGCAAGGCCGAGCATCTGCCGCTCACCGAGGAAAGCCCTGTCGGCGGTACCACTAACCCATACGGCACCTCGAAGCTCTTCCAGGAGCAGATCCTGCGCGACGTCTATGTTGCCGACGATTCATGGACCATCGTGCTGCTGCGCTACTTCAACCCGGTCGGCGCGCACTCCTCCGGACTGCTCGGCGAGGACCCGAAGGGCATCCCCGCCAACCTCACCCCCTACATCGCCAAGGTGGCGCTGGGTGAGCTCAAGGAAGTCCAGGTCTACGGCAATGATTACCCAACCCCCGACGGTACCGGCGTGCGCGATTACATCCACGTCGTCGACCTGGCCCGCGGCCACGTTGCGGTGATCGACAAGATTGAGAATCCGGGCGTTTACACCTACAACCTCGGCACCGGCCACGGCTACTCCGTCCTTGAAGTCATCAAGGCCTACGAGAAGGCCGCCGGCCACAAGATCCCGTACGCCATCAAGCCACGTCGCCCCGGCGACATCGCGGCTTGCTACGCGGATTCCTCGAAGGCAGAGCGTGAGCTGGGTTGGAAGGCTGAGCTGGGCATCGATGAGATGGCCGCTTCGTCTCTCAATTGGCAGACCAAGAACCCGAAGGGCTTCCGCAAGGACTGA
- a CDS encoding G5 domain-containing protein: MAKANHRKQTKTLRSLSKRQWTKIAAGVAAVVALVGGSVIAVHSHEARQNSVNRVTSYSATDANALGVSRGSDREDLRGGKAGDTYVTVKINGKNRAVVGSHFTDVKSVLDQGDITLETGDVVNPSLKTKVNESTVITIERADANLETTEAPIGFNVVTKETSDLPRGQQKVESEGQEGVMETTSLVTKAGQKTISSNVFTSFVRQAPVDKVILVGTGSGSSVSSAAANIGSTVPVGEMQQWAHDYLLSNGGSEADFTATVFIISHESGWRVDAQNPSGAYGLPQALPGSKMASAGADWATNYQTQLKWFWGYCARYGGVQGAYAHWQTAHSY; this comes from the coding sequence ATGGCTAAGGCTAACCACCGTAAGCAAACCAAGACCTTGAGGTCGCTGAGCAAACGCCAGTGGACGAAGATCGCGGCCGGCGTAGCAGCGGTTGTGGCATTAGTGGGCGGCAGCGTCATCGCCGTCCATTCCCATGAAGCACGCCAGAATTCCGTCAATCGCGTCACTTCGTATTCGGCCACCGATGCCAATGCACTGGGCGTTTCCCGTGGCAGCGACCGCGAGGATCTTCGCGGCGGCAAGGCCGGCGACACCTACGTCACCGTCAAAATCAACGGCAAGAACCGCGCCGTGGTCGGCTCCCACTTCACCGACGTCAAGTCCGTGCTCGACCAGGGCGACATCACCCTTGAGACCGGTGACGTCGTCAACCCAAGCCTCAAGACCAAGGTCAACGAATCCACCGTCATCACCATCGAGCGTGCAGACGCGAATCTCGAGACAACAGAGGCTCCCATTGGTTTCAACGTCGTGACCAAGGAAACTTCCGATTTGCCCAGGGGCCAGCAAAAGGTTGAGTCCGAAGGCCAGGAAGGTGTGATGGAGACTACGAGCCTCGTCACCAAGGCCGGTCAGAAGACCATCTCCTCCAACGTATTCACTTCATTCGTGCGTCAGGCTCCCGTCGACAAGGTCATTCTTGTAGGCACTGGCTCCGGCTCCTCCGTTTCCAGCGCAGCCGCGAACATCGGCTCCACCGTTCCTGTCGGCGAGATGCAGCAGTGGGCGCATGATTACCTGCTTTCCAACGGCGGCTCCGAAGCCGACTTCACCGCCACCGTCTTCATCATCAGCCACGAATCCGGCTGGCGAGTCGATGCACAGAATCCTTCTGGTGCTTACGGCCTGCCTCAGGCACTGCCCGGTAGCAAGATGGCAAGCGCCGGTGCCGACTGGGCGACGAACTATCAGACCCAGCTCAAGTGGTTCTGGGGCTATTGCGCACGCTACGGCGGTGTGCAAGGCGCCTACGCCCACTGGCAGACGGCCCACAGCTACTAA
- a CDS encoding polysaccharide deacetylase family protein produces the protein MTRRRNKRRKPISGKAVVTRGDKADFAYDDVNGVKDVANYNEVRQNEADTSRKEKIKSQIVSGNDKAVGNDKAVSNDKAVSNEAETSDRAEDDNADNTDEATQEANADNKDGTGHKTGAVAGYKTEADNGGEGDVGDSGNSEDVGHADDVDSADGPDDASRDVAPDAADRDVASGAGDGNDSKNADDNEDDYSLESGRDATSAGPSSEPASVSSTEPEEKPSGETPIEELSIKVAKSSKMPKWARVSLIVALVLVVVLALTGVGAWGYSQFRPITVSVNGAEQRVSANTSLGKLVADNDNFGAKPGMLLSVSGKVLKGAGGGPVRYTLNGKEIKDANGAKGAEATGSAKSAGKSDKSSAVNAANASTDLNKVKLTENAKITVKDGKNLTEKHDVQRTMIPFGVNVNGHGVIQKLTQKGEQGRQEVWTGKISGEKVDKGVVKQPKNVIVDTFSPKPASHKVVALTFDDGPSQYSGPILDILKQEGVKATFFDVGNGAAAWPQYEKRMAAEGHQVASHSYSHPDMYKLNPDQLRENITQGLASIKSASEVTTRMLRAPYGNFGPNQWLYVSDLLDYNVIWTIDTQDWKKPGAPAIANAALSKAYNGAVILMHDGGGDRTEDIAALPQIIDGLKGQGYEFVTIDQLMAMDGK, from the coding sequence ATGACACGCAGGAGGAATAAGCGCAGGAAGCCTATATCTGGTAAAGCCGTCGTCACGCGCGGCGACAAAGCCGACTTTGCTTACGACGATGTGAACGGTGTCAAAGACGTTGCCAATTATAACGAAGTCCGCCAAAATGAGGCTGATACCAGCCGTAAAGAAAAGATTAAGAGCCAGATTGTTTCTGGGAATGATAAAGCGGTAGGTAACGATAAAGCGGTAAGTAACGATAAAGCGGTAAGTAACGAAGCAGAAACTAGTGACCGCGCTGAAGACGATAATGCCGACAATACGGACGAGGCCACTCAAGAGGCCAACGCAGATAATAAAGACGGAACTGGTCATAAAACCGGAGCTGTTGCTGGTTATAAAACCGAAGCTGATAATGGCGGCGAAGGTGACGTGGGCGATTCGGGGAATTCGGAAGATGTTGGCCACGCTGACGATGTAGATAGCGCGGATGGCCCGGATGACGCGAGCCGCGATGTGGCTCCTGATGCTGCTGATCGAGATGTTGCTTCCGGCGCCGGCGATGGTAATGATTCCAAAAATGCCGATGATAATGAAGATGACTACTCACTGGAGTCGGGCCGAGACGCGACATCTGCTGGACCTTCCTCGGAACCAGCTTCCGTCTCATCTACAGAACCAGAAGAAAAGCCCTCCGGAGAGACGCCTATCGAGGAACTGTCGATCAAGGTGGCCAAATCCTCTAAGATGCCCAAGTGGGCGCGCGTCTCGCTTATCGTTGCGCTCGTTCTCGTCGTTGTGCTCGCGCTTACGGGCGTCGGGGCGTGGGGCTACAGCCAATTCCGCCCTATCACGGTGAGTGTCAATGGTGCCGAGCAGAGGGTAAGCGCCAATACGTCTCTTGGTAAGTTGGTGGCAGATAACGATAATTTCGGTGCCAAGCCGGGCATGTTGCTTTCTGTTTCGGGCAAGGTCCTCAAAGGGGCGGGCGGCGGTCCGGTGAGATATACACTCAATGGTAAGGAAATCAAGGATGCCAACGGAGCCAAGGGTGCTGAGGCTACCGGCTCTGCGAAAAGTGCGGGAAAGAGTGATAAAAGTTCCGCGGTGAACGCAGCCAATGCTTCCACAGACCTCAATAAGGTCAAGCTCACCGAAAACGCGAAAATTACCGTAAAAGACGGTAAGAACCTGACCGAGAAGCATGATGTTCAGCGTACGATGATTCCGTTCGGTGTCAACGTCAACGGCCATGGTGTCATACAAAAACTCACTCAGAAGGGCGAACAAGGCAGGCAGGAAGTGTGGACCGGCAAGATTTCCGGCGAAAAGGTCGACAAAGGCGTGGTCAAGCAGCCGAAAAACGTCATTGTTGATACGTTCTCGCCCAAGCCGGCAAGTCACAAGGTGGTCGCGCTGACGTTCGATGACGGCCCCAGCCAGTACAGCGGACCTATTCTCGACATCCTGAAACAGGAAGGTGTCAAAGCCACGTTCTTCGACGTCGGCAATGGCGCGGCGGCATGGCCGCAATATGAGAAGCGCATGGCGGCTGAGGGCCACCAGGTGGCCAGCCACAGCTATTCGCACCCCGACATGTACAAGCTCAACCCCGATCAGCTGCGCGAAAACATCACGCAGGGCCTGGCCAGCATCAAGTCGGCTTCCGAGGTCACCACCAGGATGCTGCGGGCTCCGTACGGCAATTTCGGGCCCAACCAGTGGCTTTATGTCAGCGATCTGCTTGATTATAACGTGATATGGACCATCGATACGCAGGATTGGAAGAAGCCCGGTGCGCCGGCGATAGCCAATGCGGCGCTTTCCAAGGCATACAACGGCGCCGTGATTCTGATGCATGACGGTGGCGGCGACCGGACCGAGGATATCGCGGCGCTGCCTCAAATCATCGACGGCCTCAAGGGCCAGGGCTATGAATTCGTTACCATCGATCAACTCATGGCGATGGACGGCAAGTGA
- the trxA gene encoding thioredoxin — translation MATQTLTAKNFEETITSNDLVFVDFWATWCGPCKAFGPVYEKASEANPDIVFGKVDIDQNQDLATAAEIQAVPTLMIAKKGQIIFKQAGALRASDLDEVIKQARALDVDAKEGANA, via the coding sequence ATGGCAACGCAGACTTTGACGGCAAAGAACTTTGAAGAGACCATTACCAGCAACGACCTCGTGTTCGTTGATTTCTGGGCCACCTGGTGCGGCCCGTGCAAGGCGTTCGGCCCGGTTTACGAGAAGGCCAGCGAGGCCAATCCCGACATCGTCTTCGGCAAGGTCGACATCGACCAGAACCAGGACCTTGCCACGGCGGCCGAGATTCAGGCCGTCCCTACGCTGATGATCGCCAAGAAGGGCCAGATCATCTTCAAGCAGGCTGGCGCACTGCGCGCCTCCGACCTTGACGAGGTCATCAAGCAGGCCCGCGCCCTTGATGTCGATGCCAAGGAAGGCGCCAACGCCTGA
- a CDS encoding alpha/beta hydrolase: MNIRINSKVYRSGKAIPLILLHAFPVDARMWDDCAASLIRLGDQRGVAPFPIWAPDTPGAGDASIPDAQATGTIAEDGAYVEAMDKVAEAYVSVLHITGHEKAIWVGLSMGGYIAMDIERLFPETVAGLALCDTTTTADSPEARVNRLKIAKTCESDNTVEPVMHFARPQEGDSTIKRSQPFQDLLTGWIRDQRPEGLTWRERMAAGRVDTTDQLARITAPVAIISGENDPSSPPAKMRPMADAMTSPSVAFTSIPDCGHFSAVEHPDAVANALLDLVERV, translated from the coding sequence ATGAATATTCGCATTAATAGTAAGGTCTATCGTTCTGGAAAAGCCATTCCGCTCATTCTTCTGCACGCCTTTCCGGTGGATGCGCGAATGTGGGATGATTGCGCGGCAAGCCTGATCAGGTTGGGCGATCAGCGCGGGGTGGCACCGTTCCCGATCTGGGCCCCGGATACGCCGGGTGCAGGCGACGCCTCGATTCCGGATGCACAAGCTACCGGAACGATTGCCGAGGACGGCGCTTACGTCGAGGCGATGGACAAGGTGGCCGAAGCCTACGTTTCCGTCTTGCATATCACCGGCCACGAAAAGGCCATCTGGGTAGGCCTTTCGATGGGCGGTTATATCGCGATGGATATTGAGCGTCTGTTCCCCGAAACCGTTGCCGGACTTGCCTTATGCGACACCACCACTACTGCCGACAGCCCCGAGGCCCGCGTAAACCGTCTGAAAATTGCCAAAACTTGCGAAAGTGACAACACCGTCGAGCCGGTGATGCATTTCGCGCGTCCGCAGGAAGGGGATTCCACCATCAAACGAAGTCAGCCGTTCCAGGACTTGCTGACCGGTTGGATTCGCGACCAGCGTCCGGAAGGTTTGACGTGGCGCGAACGTATGGCAGCCGGCCGCGTCGACACCACCGACCAACTGGCGCGCATTACCGCTCCCGTGGCGATTATCAGTGGCGAGAATGACCCATCGAGTCCGCCTGCCAAGATGCGGCCGATGGCCGACGCCATGACCTCCCCGTCCGTCGCTTTCACCTCAATCCCGGATTGCGGGCATTTCAGCGCCGTCGAGCATCCCGATGCCGTGGCGAACGCCCTGCTTGATTTGGTCGAACGCGTATAA
- a CDS encoding NUDIX hydrolase family protein codes for MAVLNDEVPDEGDFDAGRHRGEFDGITPEDFVRGGSNGNPPGWLTPHDIDEARAKLPIVYAEVVPVRTDEMGRVSEVGSLLRVRDSGSVERTLITGRILFHETIREAIARNIAKDLGDLALPILPASLQPFTVAEFFPTPGISEFYDPRQHAIALCYVVQISGDCKPLDPALDVEWCEVDSKQLDTFIAQMSGGHGQIVRRALSWSGVEE; via the coding sequence ATGGCAGTCTTGAATGATGAAGTGCCCGACGAGGGCGATTTCGATGCGGGGCGGCATCGTGGCGAATTCGATGGCATCACACCCGAGGACTTTGTGCGCGGTGGCAGCAACGGCAATCCTCCGGGCTGGCTGACGCCGCACGATATCGACGAGGCGCGAGCCAAACTGCCCATCGTCTACGCCGAAGTGGTTCCGGTGCGTACCGACGAAATGGGTCGAGTTTCCGAGGTCGGCTCGCTTCTACGCGTGCGCGACAGCGGTTCGGTGGAACGCACCCTGATCACCGGCCGCATTCTTTTCCATGAGACCATACGTGAGGCTATCGCGCGCAACATAGCCAAGGATCTGGGCGACCTTGCCCTGCCGATTCTTCCCGCGAGCCTCCAGCCCTTTACCGTCGCGGAATTCTTCCCGACCCCCGGCATTTCCGAGTTCTACGACCCGCGCCAGCATGCCATCGCGCTGTGCTATGTGGTGCAGATTTCCGGCGATTGCAAGCCGCTCGATCCTGCGTTGGACGTGGAATGGTGCGAGGTGGATAGCAAACAGCTCGACACATTCATCGCCCAGATGTCCGGTGGTCACGGCCAGATTGTGCGCCGCGCGCTCTCGTGGTCCGGCGTCGAGGAATAG